Proteins encoded in a region of the Nonomuraea helvata genome:
- a CDS encoding roadblock/LC7 domain-containing protein: MTTLSHEANRFDWLITDFVRNTPGVAHAVVVSADGLCLAASEGFPPDRADQLAAVSAGLLSLTVGASRVFEGGAVTQTVVEMQRGLLLVMAISDGSVLTVLAGPDCDMGLVAYQMTLLVDRAGQALTPALRAELQAARTR, encoded by the coding sequence GTGACAACCCTTAGCCATGAGGCGAACAGGTTCGACTGGCTGATCACCGACTTCGTGCGTAACACGCCCGGAGTCGCGCACGCCGTCGTGGTCTCGGCCGACGGCCTGTGCCTGGCCGCCTCTGAAGGCTTCCCGCCGGACCGGGCCGACCAGCTCGCCGCCGTCTCCGCCGGCCTGCTGAGCCTGACCGTGGGCGCCTCCAGGGTGTTCGAGGGCGGCGCGGTGACGCAGACGGTCGTCGAGATGCAGCGTGGCCTGCTGCTGGTCATGGCGATCAGCGACGGCTCCGTGCTCACGGTGCTGGCGGGCCCCGACTGTGACATGGGGCTGGTGGCGTACCAGATGACGTTGCTGGTGGACAGAGCCGGACAGGCGCTCACACCGGCCCTGCGGGCCGAGCTCCAGGCCGCCAGGACCCGGTGA
- a CDS encoding nitroreductase/quinone reductase family protein has protein sequence MSDFNQQVIEEFRANGGTVGGMFEGAPLVLLTTTGARTGRRRTNPAVYLRDGERVLVFASNAGADANPAWYHNVLANPRVIVELGAERFAARAVPLEGEERDRMYARQSAIDPAFAAYQEGTARVIPVVALHPEAERLQAFGDELVRIHDYLRGELAKVREGAPAADLRAHCLAFCDAMAFHHNGEDRVAFPHLDKLFPELKEPLDRLRAEHAVIAELVGKLRDAVEPETLDRIANELEAHFAYEEERLVPVLNSLESVPWA, from the coding sequence GTGTCTGACTTCAATCAGCAGGTGATCGAGGAGTTCCGGGCGAACGGCGGCACGGTGGGCGGCATGTTCGAGGGCGCGCCTCTCGTCCTGCTCACCACCACCGGCGCCAGAACGGGCCGCCGCCGCACCAACCCGGCCGTCTACCTGCGGGACGGCGAGCGGGTCCTGGTGTTCGCCTCCAACGCGGGCGCCGACGCGAACCCGGCCTGGTACCACAACGTGCTGGCCAACCCCAGGGTGATCGTCGAGCTGGGAGCGGAGCGGTTCGCGGCCAGGGCGGTGCCGCTGGAGGGCGAGGAGCGCGACCGCATGTACGCCAGGCAGAGCGCGATCGACCCGGCCTTCGCCGCGTACCAGGAGGGCACCGCCCGGGTCATCCCGGTCGTCGCGCTCCATCCCGAGGCCGAGCGGCTGCAGGCGTTCGGGGACGAGCTGGTCAGGATCCACGACTACCTCAGAGGCGAGCTGGCCAAGGTGCGCGAAGGGGCGCCGGCAGCCGATCTGCGGGCGCACTGCCTGGCGTTCTGCGACGCGATGGCCTTCCACCACAACGGCGAGGACCGGGTGGCGTTCCCCCATCTGGACAAGCTCTTCCCCGAGCTGAAGGAGCCCCTCGACCGGCTGCGCGCCGAGCACGCGGTGATCGCCGAGCTCGTCGGGAAGCTGCGCGATGCGGTCGAGCCCGAGACGCTCGACCGCATCGCGAACGAGTTGGAGGCCCACTTCGCCTATGAGGAGGAGCGCCTGGTCCCGGTGCTCAACTCGCTGGAGAGCGTCCCCTGGGCCTAG
- a CDS encoding DUF742 domain-containing protein, which yields MYGVDGNGDDEPLFRPYAVTGGRSEPRYHLAMETLISSMSIPDDEMAMLTPEQEAIMQLCRSFRSVAEISALLRVPLGVARVLVADMSDEGLVRLHQPRLSQGQPDLNMLERVLSGLRRL from the coding sequence GTGTATGGCGTTGACGGCAACGGGGACGACGAGCCCCTGTTCCGTCCTTACGCGGTGACCGGCGGCCGATCCGAGCCGCGCTATCACCTAGCGATGGAGACGTTGATCTCGTCGATGTCGATCCCGGACGACGAGATGGCCATGCTCACCCCCGAGCAGGAGGCCATCATGCAGCTGTGCAGGTCGTTCCGGTCGGTCGCCGAGATCTCGGCCCTGCTCCGCGTCCCGCTGGGCGTGGCCAGGGTGCTCGTGGCGGACATGTCCGACGAAGGGCTTGTCCGCCTGCACCAGCCACGCCTCAGCCAGGGACAGCCAGACCTCAACATGCTCGAAAGGGTGCTCAGTGGACTACGCAGGCTCTAG
- a CDS encoding sensor histidine kinase: protein MRWRLTALILVPTMAGVVLGGARVVGSVQSIGDYDRTATGAEQAGHVRDLVQALGLERDTSGWLGASRAMRKKLAGPLEQRKAAVDALVKVVNTDLDAMDDSYGPRIVKAAQQAKHDLSRLPQIRAEGQADTIRYDFLTDTLLKLHDELSLLSDDSQIIGQFRALNALAAAKEEISQQRIQLLKASYHPDDVDAKEVEGFIASNARQLSDISDVGAEAGAEVGLKLSRALTSNTQYVNAQLTKSRAVTLVSSQALARDRTPGLRIADNLISANGSRDQWFNDNTAAIKVLNGIEKELAGQVGLRSQELRESEIRNAIIAGALILALLLLVLLLTVAIARSMVGPLRRLRTEALEVAGFRLPDVVHRLRANGDASTADVRPIEVEGNDEIGEVARAFDQVHRQAVRLAGEEAELRSNISSMFVNLSRRTQTLVERQISLIDGLEKGEQDGGRLADLFKLDHLATRMRRNSENLLVLAGHEATRRRSQPAKLVDVVRAALSEVEGYERVQVKVHRATSVLGSAANDLVHLVAELVENAIQFSPSNSQVTVTSSLIEGGGALLSVSDAGISMTEEELAEANRRLAEPPVVDVSVSRRMGLFVVGRLALRHGIRVQLRKGEGVGLIAMVLLPPALISDGTQPPMPQRPAFGGGTVPTPAAPSVQNGTFRSFGSFDSLDAGPRPGAPAPRHGFRPPQGTPEPRSFDSAPFHSDPGRAGVNGFGADTDGGSYRRQPASFDSGAYPSFPNQAPRPSGNGAFQTPPPAPSFSTNDVRRPEPTPSVDVSPMEPEQEEYLPIFASVESAWFRRPPNEPPVREAAPRPAGPGEDKSAQAVPSGEEAWRTAADAGWRAAAAAVEPSLGGITAAGLPKRTPKANLVPGTASQPAQPQQPQRPAPTPPVSADRIRSRMASYQQGVRRGRQEVRGQEEQSE from the coding sequence GTGAGATGGCGCCTCACCGCGCTCATCCTGGTGCCCACGATGGCCGGCGTCGTGCTCGGAGGAGCCCGTGTGGTGGGCTCGGTCCAGAGCATCGGCGACTACGACCGTACGGCGACCGGCGCCGAGCAGGCGGGCCACGTCCGTGACCTCGTCCAGGCGCTCGGTCTGGAGCGTGACACGAGCGGCTGGCTCGGCGCGAGCCGCGCGATGCGCAAGAAGCTCGCCGGGCCGCTCGAGCAGCGCAAGGCAGCGGTGGACGCGCTGGTCAAGGTCGTGAACACCGACCTCGACGCGATGGACGACTCGTACGGCCCCCGCATCGTCAAGGCCGCCCAGCAGGCCAAGCACGACCTCAGCCGGCTGCCGCAGATCAGGGCCGAGGGCCAGGCCGACACGATCCGGTACGACTTCCTCACCGACACCCTGCTCAAGCTGCACGACGAGCTGAGCCTGCTGTCCGACGACTCCCAGATCATCGGCCAGTTCCGCGCCCTGAACGCGCTCGCGGCGGCCAAGGAGGAGATCTCCCAGCAGCGCATCCAGCTGCTCAAGGCCTCGTACCACCCCGATGACGTGGACGCCAAGGAGGTCGAGGGGTTCATCGCCTCCAACGCCCGCCAGCTGAGCGACATCTCCGACGTCGGGGCGGAGGCCGGCGCCGAGGTCGGCCTCAAGCTGTCCAGGGCGCTCACCTCCAACACCCAGTACGTCAACGCCCAGCTCACCAAGTCCCGCGCGGTCACGCTGGTCAGCAGCCAGGCGCTGGCCCGCGACCGGACCCCGGGCCTGCGGATCGCCGACAACCTGATCTCCGCCAACGGCAGCCGCGACCAGTGGTTCAACGACAACACGGCCGCCATCAAGGTGCTGAACGGGATCGAGAAGGAGCTGGCCGGCCAGGTGGGCCTGCGCAGCCAGGAGCTGCGCGAGTCCGAGATCCGCAACGCGATCATCGCAGGCGCCCTGATCCTGGCGCTGCTGCTGCTCGTCCTGCTGCTCACCGTGGCCATCGCCCGCTCCATGGTCGGCCCGCTGCGCAGGCTGCGTACGGAGGCGCTGGAGGTGGCCGGCTTCCGGCTGCCCGACGTGGTCCACCGGCTGCGGGCCAACGGCGACGCCTCCACGGCCGACGTCCGGCCGATCGAGGTCGAGGGCAACGACGAGATCGGTGAAGTGGCCAGGGCCTTCGACCAGGTGCACCGGCAGGCCGTACGCCTGGCGGGCGAGGAGGCCGAGCTGCGCAGCAACATCAGCTCGATGTTCGTCAACCTCTCGCGCCGCACCCAGACGCTGGTCGAGCGGCAGATCTCGCTCATCGACGGCCTGGAGAAGGGCGAGCAGGACGGCGGCCGGCTGGCCGACCTGTTCAAGCTCGACCACCTGGCCACCCGCATGCGCCGCAACTCCGAGAACCTCCTGGTCCTGGCCGGTCACGAGGCCACCCGCCGGCGCAGCCAGCCCGCCAAGCTGGTCGACGTCGTACGCGCCGCGCTGTCGGAGGTCGAGGGCTACGAGCGCGTGCAGGTCAAGGTGCACCGGGCCACCTCGGTCCTGGGCAGCGCCGCGAACGACCTGGTCCACCTGGTCGCCGAGCTGGTCGAGAACGCCATCCAGTTCTCCCCGAGCAACTCCCAGGTCACGGTCACCAGCAGCCTCATCGAGGGCGGCGGCGCGCTGCTGTCGGTGAGCGACGCCGGCATCAGCATGACCGAGGAGGAGCTGGCCGAGGCCAACCGCCGTCTGGCCGAGCCGCCTGTGGTGGACGTGTCGGTCTCGCGGCGCATGGGCCTGTTCGTGGTCGGCCGGCTGGCGCTGCGCCACGGCATCCGGGTGCAGCTCAGGAAGGGCGAGGGCGTCGGGCTGATCGCCATGGTGCTGCTCCCGCCCGCGCTCATCAGCGACGGCACGCAGCCGCCCATGCCGCAGCGGCCGGCCTTCGGCGGCGGCACCGTGCCGACCCCGGCGGCCCCGTCCGTGCAGAACGGGACCTTCAGGTCGTTCGGCAGCTTCGACTCCCTGGACGCCGGCCCCCGGCCCGGCGCCCCCGCGCCCCGGCACGGCTTCCGGCCCCCTCAGGGCACGCCGGAGCCGCGCTCGTTCGACAGCGCGCCGTTCCACTCCGACCCGGGCAGGGCCGGCGTGAACGGCTTCGGCGCCGACACCGACGGCGGCTCCTACCGCAGGCAGCCGGCCTCGTTCGACTCGGGCGCCTACCCGTCGTTCCCGAACCAGGCCCCGCGCCCATCCGGTAATGGCGCGTTCCAGACGCCCCCGCCGGCTCCGTCGTTCTCCACGAACGACGTGCGCAGGCCGGAGCCCACGCCCTCGGTCGACGTGTCGCCGATGGAGCCCGAGCAGGAGGAGTACCTGCCGATCTTCGCGTCGGTGGAGTCCGCCTGGTTCCGCAGGCCGCCCAACGAGCCGCCGGTGCGCGAGGCGGCGCCGCGGCCGGCAGGTCCCGGTGAGGACAAGTCCGCGCAAGCCGTACCCTCTGGGGAGGAAGCGTGGCGGACGGCGGCCGACGCCGGTTGGCGCGCGGCGGCCGCGGCCGTCGAGCCCAGCCTCGGCGGCATCACCGCCGCCGGGCTCCCGAAGCGCACCCCCAAGGCCAACCTGGTTCCCGGTACGGCGAGCCAGCCGGCGCAGCCGCAGCAGCCGCAGCGGCCGGCTCCGACCCCGCCGGTCTCGGCGGACCGGATACGCAGCCGGATGGCCAGCTACCAGCAGGGTGTGCGACGGGGCCGCCAGGAAGTTCGTGGACAGGAGGAACAGAGTGAGTGA
- a CDS encoding MarR family transcriptional regulator, with product MSTDGLSVDDGIRTLLLLMPRMVGRAKRMGVPPELQSLSLAPRHLSLLAYLLFDGPMTVNELASRLEVAPATVSLMVGELSRKEVLDRREDDADRRRTIVSIGHRHAESINEWLGYGATAWRQALEPLTPEQRRMFVDTLLAYEQALSGT from the coding sequence ATGTCAACTGACGGCTTGAGCGTGGACGACGGGATCAGGACGCTGCTGCTGCTGATGCCGCGCATGGTGGGACGGGCCAAGCGCATGGGGGTGCCCCCTGAGCTGCAGTCGCTCTCGCTGGCGCCCCGGCATCTGTCACTGCTGGCGTATCTGCTCTTCGACGGGCCGATGACGGTGAACGAGCTGGCGTCGCGGCTGGAGGTGGCGCCCGCGACGGTCAGCCTGATGGTGGGGGAGCTGAGCCGGAAGGAGGTCCTCGACCGGCGCGAGGACGATGCCGACCGGCGCCGCACGATCGTGAGCATCGGCCACCGGCACGCGGAGTCGATCAACGAGTGGCTCGGGTACGGCGCCACAGCCTGGCGCCAGGCCCTGGAGCCGCTCACACCGGAGCAGCGCCGGATGTTCGTGGACACCCTCCTGGCCTACGAGCAGGCACTGTCCGGCACCTGA
- a CDS encoding GTP-binding protein, with protein sequence MTSTKIVVAGGFGVGKTTFVGAVSEILPLTTEAVMTDASAGIDDLGLTPNKQTTTVAMDFGRVSLDRDLILYLFGTPGQHRFWFMWDDLVRGAIGAVVLLDTRRLADSFPAIDYFEEAKLPFVVGINGWDGQFPHSDDEVREALALSPNVPIVRTDARHRESVKATLISLVEHVVRLRAAPVR encoded by the coding sequence CTGACGTCGACGAAGATCGTCGTCGCCGGTGGGTTCGGCGTCGGCAAGACGACGTTCGTGGGGGCGGTGTCCGAGATCCTCCCGCTCACGACAGAAGCGGTGATGACCGACGCGTCCGCGGGCATCGACGACCTCGGACTCACCCCGAACAAGCAGACCACGACCGTGGCCATGGACTTCGGCCGGGTCTCCCTGGACCGTGACCTGATCCTGTACCTGTTCGGCACGCCCGGACAGCACCGGTTCTGGTTCATGTGGGACGACCTGGTGCGCGGCGCGATCGGGGCGGTGGTGCTGCTCGACACGCGGCGGCTGGCCGACAGCTTCCCCGCGATCGACTACTTCGAAGAGGCGAAGCTGCCGTTCGTGGTCGGCATCAACGGCTGGGACGGGCAGTTCCCGCACTCCGACGACGAGGTCAGGGAGGCGCTCGCGCTGTCGCCGAACGTGCCGATCGTGCGCACCGACGCCCGGCACCGCGAGTCGGTCAAGGCGACGCTGATCTCGCTGGTCGAGCACGTCGTACGGCTGCGCGCCGCGCCCGTACGTTAA
- a CDS encoding [protein-PII] uridylyltransferase has translation MRGEARSYAAARKERAADIDRWLKDLFRTASDGDHVSLVAVGSLGRGELAPGSDLDLVLLHNGRADVARVADRIWYPIWDSAVNLDHSVRTVEEAVSVARQDLKAVLGLIQARHVAGDPELTRKAREAVLAEWRADSRRRLGELRDASDKRAQVSGELAFLLEPDLKDGRGGLRDVQAMQAVAAAWVASAPGPRAREAYEFILDVRHALHVVTARGTDRLVLQEQDAVAGLLGLLDAEALMRRLAEAGRTVSHAFDGTWRTVDRLLSGPAPRGRRPLADGVVEHGGEVVLARGVDPRKDPVLVLRAAAAAADSGLPLAPATVSVLAAQSPPMPVPWPEEARDCLVSILGAGRAAVPVWEELDQAGILVKLLPDWERVRHRPQRNPIHRFTVDRHLIEAAANAASHTRDVSRPDLLLIGALLHDVGKGWPGDHSATGEVVVRDIATRIGLPPQDVETLATVVRHHLLLPETATRRDLDDPVTIEKVAATVGTREVLDLLAALAVADGHATGPAAWNGWKAGLVADLVRRVRSVLAGSPPPKPPTLSPEQAGLARHGGGAVRVNGGAVTVVAPDRVGLLWSAAGVLSAHRLIVRSASSASAGSTAVIEFSVIPEYGSPPDPATLESDLRLVLAGRLDIEQRLARRARSMRPPRVPVAPPRVTLVDDASATATVVEVRAHDRPGLLWRIGRAFGECGLDVRAARVETLGAEAVDVFYVVDRAGRPLSDAGQRAQVRDQVLAALR, from the coding sequence GTGAGGGGAGAGGCCCGTTCGTACGCCGCGGCCCGCAAGGAGCGGGCGGCGGACATCGACCGCTGGCTCAAGGATCTCTTCAGAACGGCGAGCGACGGCGACCACGTCTCACTGGTCGCCGTCGGGAGCCTGGGAAGGGGCGAGCTCGCCCCCGGCAGCGACCTCGACCTGGTCCTGCTGCACAACGGCCGGGCCGACGTGGCGCGGGTCGCGGACCGGATCTGGTATCCGATCTGGGACTCCGCGGTCAATCTCGACCACTCCGTGCGGACGGTCGAGGAGGCGGTGAGCGTCGCCAGGCAGGATCTGAAGGCCGTGCTCGGCCTCATCCAGGCCAGGCACGTGGCCGGCGACCCCGAGCTGACCAGGAAGGCCAGGGAGGCGGTGCTGGCCGAGTGGCGGGCCGACTCCCGGCGCAGGCTCGGCGAGCTGCGTGACGCGTCCGACAAGCGGGCCCAGGTCAGCGGCGAGCTGGCCTTCCTGCTCGAACCCGATCTCAAGGACGGTCGCGGCGGGCTCCGCGACGTCCAGGCCATGCAGGCGGTGGCCGCCGCCTGGGTCGCCTCGGCCCCCGGCCCCAGGGCGCGCGAGGCGTACGAGTTCATCCTGGACGTGCGGCACGCGCTGCACGTCGTCACCGCCCGCGGCACCGACCGGCTGGTACTCCAGGAGCAGGACGCCGTGGCCGGGCTGCTCGGCCTGCTCGACGCCGAGGCGCTCATGCGCAGGCTGGCCGAGGCGGGCCGGACCGTCTCCCACGCCTTCGACGGCACCTGGCGCACCGTTGACAGGCTGCTGTCAGGGCCCGCTCCACGAGGCCGCCGCCCGCTGGCGGACGGCGTGGTCGAGCACGGCGGCGAGGTGGTGCTCGCCAGAGGGGTCGATCCGCGCAAGGACCCCGTCCTGGTGCTGCGTGCCGCCGCCGCGGCAGCCGACTCCGGGCTGCCGCTCGCCCCCGCCACGGTCTCCGTACTCGCAGCTCAGTCACCGCCCATGCCGGTGCCGTGGCCGGAAGAGGCGCGCGACTGCCTGGTGTCGATCCTCGGCGCGGGCCGCGCCGCCGTGCCCGTGTGGGAGGAGCTCGACCAGGCGGGCATTCTTGTCAAACTCCTTCCTGACTGGGAACGCGTACGCCACCGTCCCCAGCGCAATCCCATCCACCGCTTCACAGTCGACCGGCACCTGATCGAGGCCGCCGCGAACGCCGCCAGCCACACCCGCGACGTCTCGCGTCCGGACCTCCTGCTGATCGGGGCGCTCCTGCACGACGTGGGCAAGGGCTGGCCAGGGGACCACTCCGCCACGGGCGAGGTCGTGGTACGCGACATCGCCACCCGCATCGGCCTGCCCCCGCAGGACGTCGAGACCCTCGCCACCGTCGTACGCCACCATCTGCTGCTCCCCGAGACCGCCACCCGCAGGGACCTCGACGACCCCGTCACGATCGAGAAGGTCGCCGCCACCGTCGGCACGCGCGAGGTCCTCGACCTGCTGGCCGCGCTGGCGGTCGCGGACGGCCACGCGACCGGTCCCGCCGCCTGGAACGGCTGGAAGGCGGGGCTCGTCGCCGACCTCGTGCGCCGCGTCAGGTCCGTGCTGGCCGGCTCGCCGCCGCCCAAGCCGCCCACCCTGTCGCCCGAGCAGGCCGGGCTCGCCAGGCACGGCGGCGGGGCCGTACGCGTCAACGGGGGAGCGGTCACGGTCGTCGCCCCCGACCGGGTGGGACTGCTGTGGAGCGCCGCCGGCGTGCTCTCGGCGCACCGGCTCATCGTGCGCTCCGCCTCGTCCGCCTCCGCGGGCTCCACGGCGGTGATCGAGTTCTCGGTCATCCCCGAGTACGGCTCCCCGCCGGACCCCGCGACGCTGGAGTCCGATCTCCGTCTCGTCCTTGCTGGGCGTCTTGACATCGAACAGAGATTGGCCCGCCGCGCCCGCTCCATGAGGCCGCCCCGGGTGCCTGTGGCTCCACCTCGCGTAACACTGGTCGACGACGCCTCCGCGACCGCCACTGTGGTGGAAGTCAGGGCCCATGACAGACCGGGACTTCTGTGGCGTATTGGACGGGCGTTCGGGGAGTGTGGTCTTGACGTGAGGGCCGCTCGCGTAGAGACTCTCGGCGCGGAGGCGGTGGACGTCTTCTATGTCGTGGATCGCGCCGGTCGCCCCCTCAGCGACGCCGGGCAGAGGGCACAAGTCCGCGATCAGGTCCTTGCCGCGCTGCGATAA